From Medicago truncatula cultivar Jemalong A17 chromosome 7, MtrunA17r5.0-ANR, whole genome shotgun sequence, a single genomic window includes:
- the LOC25498786 gene encoding disease resistance protein RUN1 isoform X1, translated as MYKLFGPMNKLFGPMNKMFGLPREGGTASSSSTDSNSNQSYRYDVFISFRGSDTRNSFVDHLYAHLNRKGIFTFKDDKQLQKGEAISPQLLQAIQQSRISIVVFSKDYASSTWCLDEMAAISESRINLKQVVFPVFYDVDPSHVKKQNGVYENAFVLHTEAFKHNSGKVARWRTTMTYLGGTAGWDVRVEPEFEMIEKIVEAVIKKLGRTFSGSTDDLIGIQPHIEALENLLKLSSEDDGCRVLGIWGMDGIGKTTLATVLYDKISFQFDACCFIENVSKIYEDGGAVAVQKQIICQTIEEKNIDTCSARKISQTMRNRLCKLKLLIVLDNVEQLEQLEKLDIEPKFLHPRSKIIIITRDKHILQAYGADEVFEAKLMNDEDAHKLLCRKAFKSDYPSSGFAELIPKVLVYAQRLPLAVKVLGSFLFSRNANEWSSTLDKFEKNPPNKIMKALQVSYEGLEKDEKEVFLHVACFFNGERKDYVSRILDACELNPGINIRLLAEKSLITIRNEEIHIHEMLHKLGKQIVQEQHPHKPKLWSRMWLYRDFHHAMITNSEAIKAKAIILNQKEDVSKFNKLRAEDLSKLENLEVLILYKSKFSGKPTSLSDSLCYLLWNGYPFTSLPSNFQPHRLVELNMPDSSIKQLWIGPQYLPNLRRMDLSNSKNLKMTPCFEGILNLERLDFTGCINLSHVDPSIGLLTELVFLSFQRCASLVSLNFGRRPLLKSLKVLCLSDCTKLEYTSDFSGLVMLQYLDMDRCASISRIHEFVETLGNLSYLSLRDCTNLVEIPCMLECYIPLKSLIYLDLSFCNISKVPDAIGELKSLERLNLQGNKFTSVPSTYRLKNLSYLNLSHCHMLQSSSELPTANGPSDLLGRYFETTSQSHNHRSGLYIVDSPNYTNLDFFWSGIGWMQRLVKEPRHFRCGFDIVIPWLGHDYYLGNFNFKFKGGLDIVRIENSFSLMDCVGCLFFVKFEVNNCHEVSGSPLGSFSSPLPHPFYLSFESEYTEERFDMPLDLEINKVDGKKYLWVIYISRKHCHFVKTGAHITFKARQGLIIKKWGLHAVANKLKLSIPRDKISLPLQIVKQKERSSSIEPKIQLPYNWYVCDEDEVEMKQAKGKETDLFNLGLIT; from the exons ATGTATAAGCTGTTTGGTCCTATGAATAAGCTGTTTGGTCCTATGAATAAGATGTTTGGTCTGCCAAGAGAGGGAGGTACAGCTTCTAGTTCTTCTACAGATTCTAATAGCAACCAAAGCTATAGATACGATGTGTTCATCAGTTTCAGAGGTTCTGACACCCGTAATTCCTTTGTTGACCATCTCTACGCTCATCTCAATAGAAAAGGTATTTTCACCTTCAAGGATGACAAGCAGCTACAGAAAGGAGAAGCCATTTCACCCCAACTTCTACAAGCAATTCAACAGTCACGCATTTCTATCGTTGTTTTCTCCAAAGATTATGCTTCTTCAACATGGTGTTTGGATGAAATGGCTGCTATTAGCGAATCTAGAATAAATTTGAAACAAGTTGTTTTCCctgttttttatgatgttgatccatctcatgtcaaaaaacaaaatggaGTATATGAGAATGCATTTGTTTTACATACTGAGGCATTCAAGCATAATTCAGGCAAGGTTGCTCGATGGAGGACAACAATGACTTATTTGGGTGGAACAGCTGGTTGGGATGTTAGGGTTGA GCCAGAGTTTGAAATGATTGAGAAAATAGTTGAGGCTGTAATAAAAAAGTTGGGTCGCACATTCTCAGGATCCACTGATGACCTTATTGGAATACAACCTCATATAGAAGCATTAGAGAACCTTTTAAAACTAAGTTCAGAGGATGATGGTTGTCGAGTTTTGGGAATATGGGGTATGGATGGCATAGGGAAGACAACTCTTGCCACCGTTTTGTATGACAAAATCTCATTTCAATTTGATGCTTGTTGTTTTATTGAAAACGTTAGCAAAATTTATGAGGATGGTGGTGCTGTTGCTGTGCAGAAACAAATTATTTGTCaaacaatagaagaaaaaaatatagacaCATGCAGTGCTCGTAAAATATCCCAAACTATGAGAAATAGGTTATGCAAACTAAAACTCCTGATTGTTCTTGACAATGTTGAGCAACTTGAACAACTAGAGAAATTGGACATAGAACCCAAATTTCTTCACCCAAGAAgtaaaataatcataatcacTAGAGATAAGCATATTCTTCAAGCATATGGGGCTGACGAAGTTTTTGAGGCTAAACTGATGAACGATGAAGACGCTCATAAACTTTTGTGTAGAAAAGCCTTCAAAAGTGATTATCCAAGCAGTGGTTTTGCAGAGCTTATTCCTAAGGTGTTAGTATATGCTCAACGTCTTCCGTTGGCGGTTAAAGTGCTGGGTTCTTTCTTGTTTTCCAGAAATGCAAATGAATGGAGCTCTACCTTGgataaatttgaaaagaatccaccaaacaaaataatgaaaGCGCTCCAGGTAAGTTATGAGGGATTAGAGAAAGATGAGAAAGAAGTGTTTTTGCATGTTGCTTGTTTCTTTAATGGAGAGAGGAAGGATTATGTAAGCCGAATTCTAGATGCTTGTGAGTTGAATCCTGGTATTAATATTCGACTTCTTGCTGAAAAATCGCTAATAACCATTAGAAATGAGGAAATTCATATCCATGAAATGTTGCACAAGTTAGGGAAGCAAATTGTTCAGGAACAACATCCTCATAAGCCAAAACTATGGAGTAGAATGTGGCTTTACCGTGATTTCCATCATGCCATGATTACAAATTCG GAAGCAATAAAAGCTAAGGCCATAATTCTAAATCAAAAGGAGGATGTGAGCAAATTCAACAAGTTGAGGGCTGAAGATTTATCAAAATTGGAAAACTTGGAAGTGCTCatattatataaatcaaaattttcaggAAAACCCACATCTCTTTCTGATTCCCTATGCTATCTTTTGTGGAATGGTTACCCTTTCACGTCTTTGCCATCAAATTTTCAACCACATCGGCTTGTAGAATTGAATATGCCTGATAGCAGCATTAAACAGTTATGGATAGGCCCCCAG TATCTCCCCAATTTGAGAAGGATGGATTTGAGCAACTCAAAAAATCTGAAGATGACTCCATGTTTTGAGGGAATCCTAAACCTTGAGCGGCTAGATTTTACAGGATGCATAAACTTATCGCATGTGGATCCATCAATTGGACTTCTTACTGAACTTGTATTCTTGAGTTTTCAGAGATGCGCTAGTTTAGTGAGCCTTAATTTTGGCCGTCGACCATTATTAAAGTCACTAAAAGTTTTGTGTCTCTCGGATTGTACAAAACTTGAATACACTTCTGATTTCAGTGGACTAGTAATGCTCCAATATCTTGACATGGATCGATGTGCAAGTATATCCAGGATTCATGAATTTGTTGAGACTCTTGGAAATCTGAGCTACTTAAGTTTGAGAGACTGCACAAATCTTGTTGAAATACCTTGTATGTTGGAATGCTATATTCCTCTCAAATCTTTGATTTATTTGGACTTAAGCTTTTGCAATATTTCTAAAGTACCAGATGCGATTGGAGAATTAAAGAGTTTAGAAAGACTAAATCTACAGGGAAATAAATTTACTTCAGTTCCTTCCACCTACAGGCTTAAAAATCTATCATATTTGAACTTGTCTCATTGCCATATGCTTCAGAGTTCGTCTGAACTCCCAACAGCAAACGGTCCATCCGATTTACTAGGAAGGTATTTTGAAACAACATCCCAATCCCATAATCATAGATCAGGATTATATATTGTCGACTCTCCCAATTACACCAATTTAGATTTCTTCTGGTCAGGCATTGGATGGATGCAAAGACTAGTTAAG GAACCTCGTCACTTTCGGTGTGGCTTTGACATTGTTATTCCTTGGCTTGGACATGATTATTATTTGGGGAACTTCAATTTCAAGTTTAAAGGGGGTTTGGATATAGTAAGGATAGAGAACTCTTTTAGCCTTATGGATTGTGTCGGGTGTCTCTTTTTTGTAAAGTTTGAAGTAAATAATTGTCATGAAGTGTCTGGTTCTCCACTTGGATCGTTCTCTTCTCCACTGCCACAtcctttttatctttcttttgagAGTGAATACACCGAAGAACGATTTGATATGCCACTTGATTTGGAAATAAACAAAGTTGatggaaaaaaatatctttGGGTTATCTATATCTCTCGAAAACACTGCCATTTTGTAAAAACAGGAGCACATATCACATTTAAAGCCCGGCAAGGTTTGATTATCAAGAAATGGGGGTTGCACGCAGTAGCCAATAAATTAAAGCTATCAATACCGAGAGATAAGATATCTCTTCCTTTACAGATTgtgaaacaaaaagaaagaagcaGTAGCATTGAGCCTAAAATCCAACTTCCTTACAATTGGTATGTttgtgatgaagatgaagtCGAGATGAAACAAGCCAAGGGGAAAGAAACTGATCTCTTTAATCTTGGCCTTATTACTTAA
- the LOC25498786 gene encoding disease resistance protein RUN1 isoform X3 produces MLGLSKPEFEMIEKIVEAVIKKLGRTFSGSTDDLIGIQPHIEALENLLKLSSEDDGCRVLGIWGMDGIGKTTLATVLYDKISFQFDACCFIENVSKIYEDGGAVAVQKQIICQTIEEKNIDTCSARKISQTMRNRLCKLKLLIVLDNVEQLEQLEKLDIEPKFLHPRSKIIIITRDKHILQAYGADEVFEAKLMNDEDAHKLLCRKAFKSDYPSSGFAELIPKVLVYAQRLPLAVKVLGSFLFSRNANEWSSTLDKFEKNPPNKIMKALQVSYEGLEKDEKEVFLHVACFFNGERKDYVSRILDACELNPGINIRLLAEKSLITIRNEEIHIHEMLHKLGKQIVQEQHPHKPKLWSRMWLYRDFHHAMITNSEAIKAKAIILNQKEDVSKFNKLRAEDLSKLENLEVLILYKSKFSGKPTSLSDSLCYLLWNGYPFTSLPSNFQPHRLVELNMPDSSIKQLWIGPQYLPNLRRMDLSNSKNLKMTPCFEGILNLERLDFTGCINLSHVDPSIGLLTELVFLSFQRCASLVSLNFGRRPLLKSLKVLCLSDCTKLEYTSDFSGLVMLQYLDMDRCASISRIHEFVETLGNLSYLSLRDCTNLVEIPCMLECYIPLKSLIYLDLSFCNISKVPDAIGELKSLERLNLQGNKFTSVPSTYRLKNLSYLNLSHCHMLQSSSELPTANGPSDLLGRYFETTSQSHNHRSGLYIVDSPNYTNLDFFWSGIGWMQRLVKEPRHFRCGFDIVIPWLGHDYYLGNFNFKFKGGLDIVRIENSFSLMDCVGCLFFVKFEVNNCHEVSGSPLGSFSSPLPHPFYLSFESEYTEERFDMPLDLEINKVDGKKYLWVIYISRKHCHFVKTGAHITFKARQGLIIKKWGLHAVANKLKLSIPRDKISLPLQIVKQKERSSSIEPKIQLPYNWYVCDEDEVEMKQAKGKETDLFNLGLIT; encoded by the exons ATGTTAGGGTTGAGTAA GCCAGAGTTTGAAATGATTGAGAAAATAGTTGAGGCTGTAATAAAAAAGTTGGGTCGCACATTCTCAGGATCCACTGATGACCTTATTGGAATACAACCTCATATAGAAGCATTAGAGAACCTTTTAAAACTAAGTTCAGAGGATGATGGTTGTCGAGTTTTGGGAATATGGGGTATGGATGGCATAGGGAAGACAACTCTTGCCACCGTTTTGTATGACAAAATCTCATTTCAATTTGATGCTTGTTGTTTTATTGAAAACGTTAGCAAAATTTATGAGGATGGTGGTGCTGTTGCTGTGCAGAAACAAATTATTTGTCaaacaatagaagaaaaaaatatagacaCATGCAGTGCTCGTAAAATATCCCAAACTATGAGAAATAGGTTATGCAAACTAAAACTCCTGATTGTTCTTGACAATGTTGAGCAACTTGAACAACTAGAGAAATTGGACATAGAACCCAAATTTCTTCACCCAAGAAgtaaaataatcataatcacTAGAGATAAGCATATTCTTCAAGCATATGGGGCTGACGAAGTTTTTGAGGCTAAACTGATGAACGATGAAGACGCTCATAAACTTTTGTGTAGAAAAGCCTTCAAAAGTGATTATCCAAGCAGTGGTTTTGCAGAGCTTATTCCTAAGGTGTTAGTATATGCTCAACGTCTTCCGTTGGCGGTTAAAGTGCTGGGTTCTTTCTTGTTTTCCAGAAATGCAAATGAATGGAGCTCTACCTTGgataaatttgaaaagaatccaccaaacaaaataatgaaaGCGCTCCAGGTAAGTTATGAGGGATTAGAGAAAGATGAGAAAGAAGTGTTTTTGCATGTTGCTTGTTTCTTTAATGGAGAGAGGAAGGATTATGTAAGCCGAATTCTAGATGCTTGTGAGTTGAATCCTGGTATTAATATTCGACTTCTTGCTGAAAAATCGCTAATAACCATTAGAAATGAGGAAATTCATATCCATGAAATGTTGCACAAGTTAGGGAAGCAAATTGTTCAGGAACAACATCCTCATAAGCCAAAACTATGGAGTAGAATGTGGCTTTACCGTGATTTCCATCATGCCATGATTACAAATTCG GAAGCAATAAAAGCTAAGGCCATAATTCTAAATCAAAAGGAGGATGTGAGCAAATTCAACAAGTTGAGGGCTGAAGATTTATCAAAATTGGAAAACTTGGAAGTGCTCatattatataaatcaaaattttcaggAAAACCCACATCTCTTTCTGATTCCCTATGCTATCTTTTGTGGAATGGTTACCCTTTCACGTCTTTGCCATCAAATTTTCAACCACATCGGCTTGTAGAATTGAATATGCCTGATAGCAGCATTAAACAGTTATGGATAGGCCCCCAG TATCTCCCCAATTTGAGAAGGATGGATTTGAGCAACTCAAAAAATCTGAAGATGACTCCATGTTTTGAGGGAATCCTAAACCTTGAGCGGCTAGATTTTACAGGATGCATAAACTTATCGCATGTGGATCCATCAATTGGACTTCTTACTGAACTTGTATTCTTGAGTTTTCAGAGATGCGCTAGTTTAGTGAGCCTTAATTTTGGCCGTCGACCATTATTAAAGTCACTAAAAGTTTTGTGTCTCTCGGATTGTACAAAACTTGAATACACTTCTGATTTCAGTGGACTAGTAATGCTCCAATATCTTGACATGGATCGATGTGCAAGTATATCCAGGATTCATGAATTTGTTGAGACTCTTGGAAATCTGAGCTACTTAAGTTTGAGAGACTGCACAAATCTTGTTGAAATACCTTGTATGTTGGAATGCTATATTCCTCTCAAATCTTTGATTTATTTGGACTTAAGCTTTTGCAATATTTCTAAAGTACCAGATGCGATTGGAGAATTAAAGAGTTTAGAAAGACTAAATCTACAGGGAAATAAATTTACTTCAGTTCCTTCCACCTACAGGCTTAAAAATCTATCATATTTGAACTTGTCTCATTGCCATATGCTTCAGAGTTCGTCTGAACTCCCAACAGCAAACGGTCCATCCGATTTACTAGGAAGGTATTTTGAAACAACATCCCAATCCCATAATCATAGATCAGGATTATATATTGTCGACTCTCCCAATTACACCAATTTAGATTTCTTCTGGTCAGGCATTGGATGGATGCAAAGACTAGTTAAG GAACCTCGTCACTTTCGGTGTGGCTTTGACATTGTTATTCCTTGGCTTGGACATGATTATTATTTGGGGAACTTCAATTTCAAGTTTAAAGGGGGTTTGGATATAGTAAGGATAGAGAACTCTTTTAGCCTTATGGATTGTGTCGGGTGTCTCTTTTTTGTAAAGTTTGAAGTAAATAATTGTCATGAAGTGTCTGGTTCTCCACTTGGATCGTTCTCTTCTCCACTGCCACAtcctttttatctttcttttgagAGTGAATACACCGAAGAACGATTTGATATGCCACTTGATTTGGAAATAAACAAAGTTGatggaaaaaaatatctttGGGTTATCTATATCTCTCGAAAACACTGCCATTTTGTAAAAACAGGAGCACATATCACATTTAAAGCCCGGCAAGGTTTGATTATCAAGAAATGGGGGTTGCACGCAGTAGCCAATAAATTAAAGCTATCAATACCGAGAGATAAGATATCTCTTCCTTTACAGATTgtgaaacaaaaagaaagaagcaGTAGCATTGAGCCTAAAATCCAACTTCCTTACAATTGGTATGTttgtgatgaagatgaagtCGAGATGAAACAAGCCAAGGGGAAAGAAACTGATCTCTTTAATCTTGGCCTTATTACTTAA
- the LOC25498788 gene encoding disease resistance protein L6 gives MGGIGKTTLATVLYDRISHHYQFGACCFFENVSKIYRDGGAIAVQRQILHQTLKEPNLDAYSPSEISGIIINRIIITTRDMHILELYGADKIYEAELMNDNDAHDLFLRKAFKSDNSRSTILQS, from the coding sequence ATGGGTGGCATAGGGAAGACAACTCTTGCAACTGTCTTGTATGACAGGATCTCACATCATTATCAATTTGGTGCTTGTTGTTTTTTCGAAAATGTTAGCAAAATTTATAGAGATGGTGGTGCCATTGCTGTGCAGAGACAAATTCTTCATCAAACTCTGAAAGAACCAAATCTGGATGCATACAGTCCTTCTGAAATATCTGGAATTATAATAAATAGAATAATCATAACCACTAGAGACATGCATATTCTTGAACTGTATGGTGCGGATAAAATTTATGAGGCTGAATTGATGAATGATAACGATGCTCATGATCTTTTTCTTAGAAAAGCCTTCAAAAGTGATAATTCAAGAAGTACAATTTTGCAGAGCTAA
- the LOC25498789 gene encoding chlorophyll synthase, chloroplastic isoform X1, with product MASLINMLSVSPTILSPSITRTSSLQTRPNLSPCSVSFNKRRLTIRAAETDANEAVKSEAPDKAPAKNGSSFNQLLGIKGAAQESNIWKIRLQLTKPVTWPPLVWGVVCGAAASGNFHWNVEDVAKSILCMMMSGPFLTGYTQTLNDWYDREIDAINEPYRPIPSGAISENEVINQIWVLLLGGLTTAGILDIWAGHDFPILFYLALGGSLLSYIYSAPPLKLKQNGWIGNFALGASYISLPWWAGQALFGTLTPDVIVLTLLYSIAGLGIAIVNDFKSVEGDRALGLQSLPVAFGSETAKWICVGAIDITQLSVAGYLLGAGKPYYALALLALIAPQVFFQFKYFLKDPVKYDVKYQASAQPFLVLGLLVTALATSH from the exons ATGGCTTCACTTATTAACATGCTTTCAGTTTCACCAACAATATTGTCACCCTCAATTACAAGAACCTCTTCACTTCAAACACGACCAAATTTGTCACCTTGTTCTGTTTCCTTTAATA AGAGAAGATTAACTATTAGAGCAGCTGAAACTGATGCAaatgaag CAGTTAAATCTGAGGCACCGGATAAGGCGCCTGCGAAAAATGGATCAAGCTTCAATCAGCTTCTTGGTATTAAAGGAGCTGCCCAAGAATCA AATATATGGAAGATTCGTCTGCAACTTACAAAGCCTGTAACTTGGCCTCCATTAGTGTGGGGGGTAGTTTGTGGTGCTGCTGCTTCAG GAAATTTCCATTGGAACGTTGAGGATGTTGCTAAATCAATTTTGTGCATGATGATGTCTGGCCCATTCCTGACAGGATATACacag ACCCTGAATGATTGGTATGACCGAGAAATTGATGCAATAAACGAACCTTATAGACCAATTCCTTCTGGTGCAATATCTGAGAATGAG gtaataaatcaaatatgggTGCTGCTACTAGGAGGTCTTACCACGGCCGGTATATTGGATATATGG GCAGGGCATGATTTCCCTATACTTTTTTACCTTGCATTGGGTGGATCCCTGCTGTCGTATATATATTCTGCACCTCCGTTAAAG TTAAAACAAAATGGATGGATTGGAAACTTTGCCCTTGGAGCAAGTTACATTAGTTTGCCATG gTGGGCTGGTCAGGCTTTGTTTGGGACTCTTACACCAGACGTTATTGTTCTCACGCTCCTATACAGCATAGCCGGA TTGGGAATTGCCATTGTAAATGACTTCAAAAGTGTTGAAGGGGATAGAGCTCTAGGGCTTCAG TCTCTTCCTGTAGCGTTTGGTTCTGAAACTGCAAAATGGATATGTGTTGGCGCTATCGACATTACACAATTATCTGTCGCTG GATATCTACTTGGGGCTGGTAAACCTTATTACGCATTAGCTTTACTTGCCTTAATAGCTCCACAAGTCTTTTTTCAG TTCAAGTATTTTCTCAAGGACCCTGTGAAATATGATGTTAAATATCAG GCTAGTGCGCAACCATTTTTGGTTCTTGGTCTGTTGGTTACTGCTCTCGCAACAAGCCACTGA
- the LOC25498789 gene encoding chlorophyll synthase, chloroplastic isoform X2: MASLINMLSVSPTILSPSITRTSSLQTRPNLSPCSVSFNKRRLTIRAAETDANEVKSEAPDKAPAKNGSSFNQLLGIKGAAQESNIWKIRLQLTKPVTWPPLVWGVVCGAAASGNFHWNVEDVAKSILCMMMSGPFLTGYTQTLNDWYDREIDAINEPYRPIPSGAISENEVINQIWVLLLGGLTTAGILDIWAGHDFPILFYLALGGSLLSYIYSAPPLKLKQNGWIGNFALGASYISLPWWAGQALFGTLTPDVIVLTLLYSIAGLGIAIVNDFKSVEGDRALGLQSLPVAFGSETAKWICVGAIDITQLSVAGYLLGAGKPYYALALLALIAPQVFFQFKYFLKDPVKYDVKYQASAQPFLVLGLLVTALATSH, translated from the exons ATGGCTTCACTTATTAACATGCTTTCAGTTTCACCAACAATATTGTCACCCTCAATTACAAGAACCTCTTCACTTCAAACACGACCAAATTTGTCACCTTGTTCTGTTTCCTTTAATA AGAGAAGATTAACTATTAGAGCAGCTGAAACTGATGCAaatgaag TTAAATCTGAGGCACCGGATAAGGCGCCTGCGAAAAATGGATCAAGCTTCAATCAGCTTCTTGGTATTAAAGGAGCTGCCCAAGAATCA AATATATGGAAGATTCGTCTGCAACTTACAAAGCCTGTAACTTGGCCTCCATTAGTGTGGGGGGTAGTTTGTGGTGCTGCTGCTTCAG GAAATTTCCATTGGAACGTTGAGGATGTTGCTAAATCAATTTTGTGCATGATGATGTCTGGCCCATTCCTGACAGGATATACacag ACCCTGAATGATTGGTATGACCGAGAAATTGATGCAATAAACGAACCTTATAGACCAATTCCTTCTGGTGCAATATCTGAGAATGAG gtaataaatcaaatatgggTGCTGCTACTAGGAGGTCTTACCACGGCCGGTATATTGGATATATGG GCAGGGCATGATTTCCCTATACTTTTTTACCTTGCATTGGGTGGATCCCTGCTGTCGTATATATATTCTGCACCTCCGTTAAAG TTAAAACAAAATGGATGGATTGGAAACTTTGCCCTTGGAGCAAGTTACATTAGTTTGCCATG gTGGGCTGGTCAGGCTTTGTTTGGGACTCTTACACCAGACGTTATTGTTCTCACGCTCCTATACAGCATAGCCGGA TTGGGAATTGCCATTGTAAATGACTTCAAAAGTGTTGAAGGGGATAGAGCTCTAGGGCTTCAG TCTCTTCCTGTAGCGTTTGGTTCTGAAACTGCAAAATGGATATGTGTTGGCGCTATCGACATTACACAATTATCTGTCGCTG GATATCTACTTGGGGCTGGTAAACCTTATTACGCATTAGCTTTACTTGCCTTAATAGCTCCACAAGTCTTTTTTCAG TTCAAGTATTTTCTCAAGGACCCTGTGAAATATGATGTTAAATATCAG GCTAGTGCGCAACCATTTTTGGTTCTTGGTCTGTTGGTTACTGCTCTCGCAACAAGCCACTGA